In Streptomyces erythrochromogenes, the DNA window GCTGACGGACCGTCTCATCACCATCGTGCGGGCGGTACCGCCCACCGCTCCGAGGACGGCACTGGGTCCTGCCGAGTAGCCGCGCCGTGGCGTAGCCTCCGGGCCATGCATGCGATCACCATCGAGCAGCCCGGCGGCCCCGAGGCCCTCGTCTGGGCAGACGTCCCCGATCCGGTACCGGGCGAGGGCGAGGTCCTCGTCGAGGTCGCGGCGAGCGCCGTGAACCGCGCCGACCTCCTCCAGCGGCAGGGCTTCTACGATCCGCCGCCCGGCGCCTCGCGCTACCCGGGCCTGGAGTGCTCCGGGCGGATCGCCGCACTCGGGGCGGGGGTGTCCGGCTGGTCGGTGGGCGACGAGGTGTGCGCCCTGCTGGCCGGCGGCGGGTACGCGCAGCGGGTGGCCGTGCCGGCCGGCCAGCTCCTGCCGGTCCCGGCCGGGGTGGACCTGGTGACGGCGGCGGCGCTGCCCGAGGTCGTCACGACCGTGTGGTCCAACGTGTTCATGGTGGCCGGACTGCGCCCCGGCGAGACCCTGCTGGTGCACGGCGGGGCCAGCGGCATCGGGACGATGGCGATCCAGCTGGGGAAGGCGGTCGGCGCGACGGTCGCCGTCACGGCCGGCGGCCCGGAGAAGCTGGCCCGCTGCAAGGAGCTGGGCGCGGACGTCCTCATCGACTACCGCGAGCAGGACTTCGTGGCCGAGGTGCGGTCCG includes these proteins:
- a CDS encoding NAD(P)H-quinone oxidoreductase; translation: MHAITIEQPGGPEALVWADVPDPVPGEGEVLVEVAASAVNRADLLQRQGFYDPPPGASRYPGLECSGRIAALGAGVSGWSVGDEVCALLAGGGYAQRVAVPAGQLLPVPAGVDLVTAAALPEVVTTVWSNVFMVAGLRPGETLLVHGGASGIGTMAIQLGKAVGATVAVTAGGPEKLARCKELGADVLIDYREQDFVAEVRSATGGAGADVILDIMGAKYLARNVDALAVNGRLAVIGLQGGVKAELNLGALLSKRAAITATSLRARPLEEKAAIVAAVREHVWPLVAAGRVRPVVHATFPMRDAAEAHRVLESGAHVGKLLLTT